One genomic segment of Papaver somniferum cultivar HN1 unplaced genomic scaffold, ASM357369v1 unplaced-scaffold_6, whole genome shotgun sequence includes these proteins:
- the LOC113343521 gene encoding uncharacterized protein LOC113343521 isoform X2, with amino-acid sequence MRDVDFHDSTNHTACRSNYNRWDVYPVILEGPYITAFNSDGSIIPLPEDFPAYNPWEFKWIERESVKDLKIHGKKSTLEALRSIIDEPKVKGKTGASKSSVNNPPNKRNPH; translated from the exons ATGCGAGATGTCGATTTCCATGATTCAACTAACCATACCGCATGCAGATCGAATTATAATCGCTGGGACGTTTATCCTGTCATTCTAGAAGGTCCTTACATCACTGCTTTTAATTCTGACGGATCAATCATCCCTCTCCCTGAGGACTTTCCCGCTTATAATCCTTGGGAGTTCAAATGGATTGAGAGAGAGTCTGTG AAGgatctgaagattcatgggaagaAAAGCACATTGGAAGCGTTACGCTCGATCATTGATGAA CCGAAGGTCAAGGGAAAAACTGGCGCTTCCAAATCCTCTGTGAATAATCCTCCCAACAAGAGAAATCctcattag
- the LOC113343496 gene encoding ubiquitin carboxyl-terminal hydrolase 12-like, which produces MATKIADFSSSCKFNWRIENFSKLNAPGGTLSDVFSVGDFEWKAHIYPKGNRRVYDQLSLFLCPIDLTESVDTKYSFTVTSQTDPKNKVKKELTKEFHVECSKGWGWKKFMLLSELHDPDNGYLVDDTCVITVEITCTAKDELKDKKSSPDKVEKDENFDFAINAMALLFMCSMALGASLLARH; this is translated from the exons ATGGCAACTAAAATTGCAGATTTTTCTTCGTCTTGTAAATTCAATTGGAGGATCGAAAACTTCTCAAAGTTGAACGCTCCAGGTGGAACTCTTTCTGATGTTTTCTCCGTTGGTGATTTCGAGTG GAAAGCACATATCTATCCGAAGGGAAACCGCAGAGTGTATGATCAATTATCATTGTTCCTTTGCCCTATCGACTTGACAGAATCGGTGGACACAAAGTATAGTTTTACAGTTACTAGTCAAACTGATCCcaaaaacaaagtgaaaaaag AATTAACAAAAGAATTCCATGTTGAGTGTTCTAAAGGCTGGGGATGGAAAAAGTTCATGCTTCTTAGTGAGCTTCATGACCCTGACAATGGATATCTCGTGGATGATACTTGTGTCATAACAGTTGAGATAACTTGTACGGCGAAAGACGAGTTAAAAGATAAGAAGAGCAGCCCAGACAAGGTTGAAAAGGATGAGAATTTTGATTTTGCTATTAATGCTATGGCTCTCTTGTTTATGTGTTCGATGGCGCTAGGCGCATCGCTACTTGCTCGCCACTAA
- the LOC113343521 gene encoding uncharacterized protein LOC113343521 isoform X1, protein MRDVDFHDSTNHTACRSNYNRWDVYPVILEGPYITAFNSDGSIIPLPEDFPAYNPWEFKWIERESVLKKDLKIHGKKSTLEALRSIIDEPKVKGKTGASKSSVNNPPNKRNPH, encoded by the exons ATGCGAGATGTCGATTTCCATGATTCAACTAACCATACCGCATGCAGATCGAATTATAATCGCTGGGACGTTTATCCTGTCATTCTAGAAGGTCCTTACATCACTGCTTTTAATTCTGACGGATCAATCATCCCTCTCCCTGAGGACTTTCCCGCTTATAATCCTTGGGAGTTCAAATGGATTGAGAGAGAGTCTGTG TTGAAGAAGgatctgaagattcatgggaagaAAAGCACATTGGAAGCGTTACGCTCGATCATTGATGAA CCGAAGGTCAAGGGAAAAACTGGCGCTTCCAAATCCTCTGTGAATAATCCTCCCAACAAGAGAAATCctcattag